TCCTGCCATCTCCTGTGTTGTGGAGCCTGCTGTCCTTCGGAACTGTGTACAGTGGTAATCCCCGTTCTGTTGTCCCCTTGAAGCACAGGCAAAAGATAATCCCTGTTTCAAGGCAGCAGAGATGAGGTCTGGATACAAGGAGGAGCTGTAGGACAAACCTCACTAGGGCAGTTTGGAGAGGGAGGGGGCAGGGAAGAGCCCACAAGATTCGCTTACTTGTGGGGCACCAGCGCAGGGAGCACAGAGTTGCTTACCACAGGAATCTGGAAGGCAACTGTTGCAGTGGCTCTTTGGAGAAATACAAGAAGCTGAGGTCAGTGCTCTGCACACCAAATCTGAGCTGCATCTGGGACTGGAGAGAAGCTCTGCTTGAGCCAGAGAGAAGGACTTGGCACCTCTCAGAATGGCCCTCCCCGTGGTCTCGAAAGAGGCTGAGTCAGAGGGTGGTCAAGCTGTCATGGGGGATGAGTGGAGTGTCTGTGCTGAGGTGGGAAGGAGGCTGGGTGGCTGGAGAGCATGGCACAGCTGTGGGCTGGAATAACCACAGGCAGATATTCTAGTTGGCTGATCCCAAGCTGGAGAGAAGAGGCAGATCCAGGAGGGGTGGACACAGGACTGCAGCTGCACCAGGGCCAagtttctccctcctcctcctctagTTCCTCTGCTGATTGTGCAGCTCCCCCTCCTTCAACCCTCTCAGGTCTCCGCAGGGCCACGAGTCACAAGATAGTCCCAGAAAGAGAGAGGCAAAATTTGGGACCATGCTCTTTCAGGGGGTGATCTTGTACAGGAGCAGTGCAGCCAGTAGCTACCCACAACCTGTTAGAGGCAGGGACATGAAGGAAGAGCAACTGAGGGCTGCAAGCActtctgtggctgtgctggcaaacaggcagtgctggcacagttGAGAGAAGAAACTATTTTTCAAGGCTGTTTTCCTACCCAGACTGTGGTTACCACTGCAGTCAACAGCCTGCCTCCCTGTAGCTCCTGGGAAATGAGGCCTGAAATCCCAAGGCTGATCCTGTCCCtccacaggagctgcagaagcagGCAGAGATGATGGAGTTTGAGATTTCCCTGAAGGCCCTGTCTGTGCTACGGTTCATCACTGACCAGGTGGACAGGTaggtgcccaggagcagcagaggatgtGCCCAGCTCTCCAGATGGGATTCCTGTGGGGTCACAGTGGGTGCCTGGACCCCTTTCAGCAGCTGGCTATGTCCCCAGTGGCAGTGGCACTGTGCCCTGGGAGGCAAACACAGCAGCACTCCACCCTGCTCCATGGTACTTCTGGGAACTCAGATCATTGTTtctttcctgcctctcccagctgcctcagggagCATTGTAGATACAAATTCTGGCATTAATCTGTGAGTGCCTTTTCTCCCTTCTGTCATATCTCCAGTCTGCCCCTGGGTGCACTGACACGGATGCTGAACACCCACAACCTGCCCTGCCTCCTTGTTGAGCTGGTGGAGCAttgcccctggagctgctgggaagcaggTATGGATCATATCCCATGGTCTCTGGGGCACCATGGtggtgtgctgggatgtgcATCCAGGGAGGGATCTGCTGTAGGAGCCCTTGCAGAGCTGTTCCCCCTTTATCCtcccctccagctcctcagtGCTCCCTGCCTGAAGCTGttcagctcagagcagctgcagcacagctgggctgggggcccAGCAGTGCTCCCAAAAGCTGATCCTCACACAGGGCTGGGTCTCTTCTGAGTGATCACAGCCAGCACTGGAGTGTAGCACCTCTGCCAGCCTCACGTGCTCCTCTGAGGAGTCTTCTGGACACAGAAAGACCAGAGTGCCTGTCCCAGCTTCTCTGCACCTTTTGGGGCAGCACTCACTAGAGCCAGACGTGGTCTCTCCCAGGCAGTAAACATTgctctgattctgctgctggtCCCTGAGCTTCACTCTTGCCAAAGGCCCAGGATCAGGCTGTGCCCATTGTCCCCCACCCTTCAGCCAGCCAGGCCCCCCCAGCCTCCCACTGCCTGCCCTGTGGTGGGGCACAGCCTGGGGCGTGGGAGCCtgcgctgccccagccctgcaccgGGGGTCACAGCACGGGCAGagcaggaagagctctgggaagCACGTGGCTGTGCCTGCTGAGAGCAGCCCAGCTGGATACGGGagctttcctccttcctccagcCATGAAACACATCCCTTCTCCCTGCCTGTGTGCTTGGGGTGTGAGAAGGAGCTTTGATCCAGGGCCCTGAGGGAGGGACTGGAAAGAGACGAGCACAAAGGCATTTCCAGGCTGTGCAGATGCAGGGTCACATCCTGCTCCGTCCCCCAGAGCCACACAGTAGCTGTTGGAGCTGTCATATCTGTTATATTCATGCTGCTTCTGGCTTTGCCTGGCAGAGGAAACTCGAGAAGAGTGGCCATACATACCCCAAGATGGGTCTCTCCAGCCACCCTGTTGTTGCAGCATGGGCTGCCCCACTTCCCACCAGTGTTCTAGACTCCTGGCCAAGTACAGAAGGAGATGTCTTGGGAATCTTTCTGTTCCTGCCACAGCACTATTGGTTTAAGACATgtcctttctgcttttcatggTCTAATATTTTGCCTCAATACCAAGTAGGCTGCTATGTGGAGCAAAgagtggggaaactgaggcaggcaGAAGCAGAGGGTGAAGCGAGGCAGTGAGTACAGGCCGGCATCCCCTCTCTGAGCTGTCTTCCCTCAGGCAGCACTTGTGTCTCTCTGGTTCCTCTGTCCCTCAGGCAAGCTCAAGAAGTTCGAGAATGGCACATGGCATGTGGTGCCCGCTGAGGACCAGGTGAAGATGACCAAACTCGATGGGCAGGTGTGGCTTGCCCTGCTCAACCTCCTGCTCAGTCCCGAGTGCCAGCGCAAATACCGCTTTGATGGCTTCAACAGGAGCCAGCTCCTCAAGGTAGGACCCAGCAGCACGAAGGCCCTGGGCcctcaccagtgctgggcaCCTCCAGATATCTGTTCCCATCCTCACTGTGAGCTCCAAGGAGCCAGAGGTGGGAGAACAGCAGATCTGTCACTGTAGCCATCAGCAGCAAAGCTTGTGTTTGTGCATGCACCTCGTGAGACCCCCATTGGTCTCTTGGCCACTGCCCCTCAAATCCCTCTCTTGCCCTGCTGCATCCCCAGCTCTGACTCCCTTGTCCTGACCTCTCTCCGTTCACTCTTCTCTCCCCCTCCGTGGCCACAGCTCCGTGCATTTCTGACAGATGTCCTCATTGACCAGCTGCCCAACCTGGTGGAGATGCAGAGATTTCTGAGTTACCTCGCAGTGACAGAACCTGCTCCCCCCAAAAAGGATCTCATCCTGGAGCAGGTATCCCATGGCTTTACCTTCACCTGTACAGACACTCTGGTTTAAGCCTTATAGCTCCCTACCCCTTTTTTCTTCCACCAAGCTCAGCTCTGGAATGATGATGCCCTGGAAAAGCAGCCAAGTACCCATTTCAGTTATGCCCTTACTGCCAGCAAAGCTGCCTGTGGCTGATGTGAGAGCCTTGTCCTGCCCTGCAGTGGCCAAGCAATCACATCTAAAGGCATAAATGCTGGGTTATAAACGGCTCTCCAGGTCACACTGAGCCCCTGGGATGGCAGCTGGGATGGCAAACTGGTTTGTTTTGACAATTAACTCTTCATTTGACATTTATCATTGCTTTCCTGTTGAATTCTGGACTCCCCAGGGAAGTCCCCTTTTACAGCCCTGGTCTGAGGCTGTTTGGCACACTGTGTACAGAGGGACATGATGATGGAGTCTGGAGTTAAACTGGTCCCAGCTGGTGTCTGGGCCTTTGGGAGTTAGGCCATGAAGCTCTTTAAACAACCAAGACGTTCTTGGGGGTTTTAATCCATGCAATGGTAATCTCTGGAGAAAAGTGTTTTTATGTGTTTCTACTGCCTTCTTACGAGCTGAGGGGAGAAACTGAGTGTGGGGGCAGATCTGCAGAGTCTGCTGAGGAGAACTGGGAGCACAGAGGCTCTTCGCCACTGCCAGAGGCTCCCACACCGCTTCCTGGAGGAGATGGGTATGTTGGGCagtggctggctgggctgtccCCAGTGGGAGCATGCTGTCCCCATTGCAGCTGGCTGTGTGGCCTGGGAGGAGGGTGATGTGCCCTGTCAGAGGTAgctgtggctgagctgggggcatggcccaggctgggagctggagctgggggagctgcagacTGGCAAGCTGAGGTGTtggggctggggatggcagcagggcagagatGGACATGGATTCATGCCACGTGCCTTGACTGCCAGTGTGTTGGTGGCTCAGTGACAGGCAGCTGCCACGCTGGGGACCTGCTCCAGCCCTCACCCAGGCTGCTGTCCTTCTCCATAACTCTGCttttgtgcctgtgctgctcctgcccctgccaaGGGCTGGGGGTGAGCACggggagcacagcaggaagcACAGACATGGGCTCCCTTCTCTGCCCAGAGAGTGGTGAACTCACTCCTTGTTGCTGAGCCAAGCTAAGGAAAGGCCTTTTTCCATTtggctgctcccagagcagcctcctccccttccttggCTATTTTTACTCTGCTGGAGAAGGCAGCGCTGTTTGAAGCGGCATCATCCACTCCAGAGCCGGAGTTCAGCGCGCTGCTCTTGGCCGAGACGTTTCCTTTTGCGCTGGCCAGCCCTTCCCCGGGTGTTCATCCTCAGGGACGTGACGAGCGGAAAAATCTGCTCAGACAAACGGCTCTGGAGCGTGGGGTTCACGCTGCTGCCACACACAGGGTGCTGAGGTCCCAGGGCTTTCTTTTCAGCAGCCCAGGCCTCAAGGCTGAATACTCATTCCCAGCTGGACACCAAAGGTCTTGCCTTGTTTCACCTCAATGCCCACTGCCCACTTCCATTCCCCTCCTGCTTCCAAAAGCACACCCTGACACCCTCTGCACCTCTGCCTGCCCTCCTGGAGGGCCATGCTTCttgtgcccagggctggctgccTTCTCCCCAAACCACAGCACCTTTTTAGGCTGTTAGCACctcttcccctgccctgcctctccCATCAGGTTCCTGTCATCTGGGACCATATCCTCAAGAAAAACTCGGGGAAGTGGGAGGCCATTGCCAAGCACCAGGTGAAGCATGCCTTCAGCCCCACTGAGGAGGAGTTGAAGCTCCAGGCACGAAGGTGAGGCCCTGGTATGCAGAGTGCCCGGGGGGGGCAGTATCCCTActagcagggctggagctcagcaCTGGGGGGACAGAGAGGTCTGTGGCCCTGGCTGGAGATGTCCCCTCAGTGGCAGGGTGCAACGGGGACAGTTCACTGCCGGTCAGCAGTTCCCTGTAAGCAGCCTCAGCCCTCTCTGCCTGCACAGGTGGGCACAGACCTACAGCCTGGACATGATGGAGGCTCTGGCCCCTGACAAGCCCCGCTGCAGGGTGTGTGGTGCAGAAGCAGCCAAGCGCTGCTCTCGCTGCCGGAACGAGTGGTACTGCACACGGTAAGGCAGCCCTGCCACCCCCTTGgggcccctgcagcccccccgggcccccctgcagcccctcagtgcTCCCCAGAGCACCACAGATCTCACTGCAGAATGCTGTGGGAGGGCCAAGGAAAGCCAGGGGTCCCACCACTGCTCAGAACCACTAGCTCTCTGCTGACCACGTACCTCTCCAAATCTTATTGGGAGGCTGATGTGCTGGGCTGCTGGTGGAGGAGGTGTTACTGGGGGTTGTGTTGCAGCTGTAAGGTgctgagctgcctctgcccacagtgacagcagtgacaggctGGGTTTTCCATGGTGACACTGTTTCCCTCCTCTCCACCTTGGTGGAAAGCACCCATGACCCTGTGGGTGCAGGTGACAGGCTAGGATGTGGCAGCTGGGATGGTGGCAGTAAATTAAATCTCTGGTCCTGAACCATCTGGCAAGGTCTGGCATTAAACCTTCTTAACCCCTAGGACTAGGGCCACATCCAGCCCCCTCTTGATCTCGTGCTGGGCTATATCAGCTCTCCCCCAGCTTCCAGAGGGGTATGGTGCTGCAGTTTGTCATTCTTGCTGCTCTGATGCCAAGGATAGATGTGGTTCCACTGCCCCTGACAGCAGCTTCCCCCTCTGCAGGGCATGCCAGATCCAGCACTGGCAGAAGCACAAGCCTGCCTGCAACCTGATGGCCGAGGTGCTGAGGAGTGTGGATGACCTGTAAGAGAAGTGGTGTCTGGCATCTGGCCTGTGGCTCAGAGAGGCAGAGATTCCCCCGGTGTGCAGCCCACTGCTGGAAAGAAGCTGGAAAAGTCCCTTTCtgcctcccagccccaggcagcacTAGCCAGGGGtcagcctctcctctcccaccACCCCACCATGCTGCCTTCTCCAATAAACCTTCTTGTGCATCCCACAGCTGCttggtttctgctttctctctccCTAGCTGAAGATGATAAGCtgcttcctcccctcctttccACACAGTGAGAGGCGTGTGtccattttcccctctgcaaGAAAAGAAATCCCAGAGAAACCAAAAAAGCCTATAAGGTTGTGGTTACCTTACTGCAGCTGGGGCGGGGAGTGAGAAGGCCTCTGTTGTACCATCGTTAGAGCAGCGTGCGGAGCAGAGGATGTGGTTTGCATGAGCATCTTGCTGTGAGAAAGAGTTTCTTGGGTATTTGTCATCTCCCACCTTGCAGGGACGATTCACCCCATTTCCTCTCCCTTGATGTGAAGGGAGCACAAGGGCTTGGCCCCCTGCCCACCAGCATTACCAGTAAACAGGGTTTACTGGTGGGGTGCCTTGGGGTGCATCCCCACCTCGCACTggtcagcagctgctgccaaaggGCTGGAGCCTTGGTCTGAGCACAGCTGCGAAAGGTTGGCCATGTCCTTTTCCTGATGGGGTTCCGGACAATCCCTGACACATAAAAACAGGCTTTGCAcccaggctgaggctgcaggagccacGACAGCAGGCCGGAAACCATCTCGGTCCAGCTGCAGCCTCGGCTGAGCAGCCCATGCTCGGAGCTCAATAAACtcctcaccccaaacccaggctGCACGtccagggctgcagccagcaggagcaggaacgcTCTCCGTAGATCTCCGTCTGCTTCTCACCCGCTGCCAGAGGTGCTTCCAGCCCCTTCCTCACTGGGAAGCTGAGGCAGGAGCGCAGTTTGTCCTGCTCCTGCGAGAAGAGGCAGAGAGAGCGGAGCGGCTGTAGCGGGCCCCCCCTTCCCCCGCGGCGGCTCCGGGAACCTCATCCCCGCCTCTAgcccgccccgccgggctcGCCGGGACTGGAGTTGGCGATCGGGAGCCCGGGGCATTACGCCGTTCCCCCTACCTCTCCGCCTCAGTTTCCCCGCGGTGCCCGATCGGGGCGGCCCCTCCCGgtccccgccccggccccggccccggcccggtgCCGGCCCCCGCCCCGGAGCCGAGCAGCGCCCGCGGCCGCCGGGCCATGGAGCTCATCGAGCTGCGGGATCTGCAGCCCGagccgcggccgggccggggccgcctggAACGAGCCAACGCGCTGCGCATCAGCCCtgcccgccggcccggccccggaGCGCATCCTGACCCGCGGCTGACGGCGGCACCGGGCGCCGGGCACCGCTTCGAGCCGCGGCGCCGCGGGCTGCACACCTGGTGCGATCTCTGCGGGGACTTCGTCTGGGGCGGCGGCAGGAAGAGCCTCCAGTGCCGCCGTGAGTACCGCGCCGCGCCCCGGGCCCCCGCACCCCCGCCGCCGGGCATCCCGGCACCTGGCACCCCCGCCAGGCACCGGGCACCCTGCCACTCGGCTTCCTCAGCACCGGGCACCCCCAGCGAGCGCCGGATATCCCGCCACCGGGCATCCGCACCACCGGGCACCCTCACCACTGGGCACTCCCACCGGGCACCGGGCATCCCACTAACCGGGCACCCCTACAGGACACCGAGCATCCTCGTAGTGGGCCCCCTCACTGAGCACCAGCCGTCCCACCACTGGGCACAGGCATCCCGGCACCGGGCACTCCCACCAGGCACCGAACATCCCGGCACCGGGCTGGGTACAGCCATCTCAATAGCAATTGCCCCCACCAGGCATCCTGGTGCCAGGCACTTCCATTAAGTTGGACATCGCCATTCTGGGCAGTTGCACCAGGCACTGGGCCTCTGGGCACCAGGAACTGCCACCAAACACATCAGGCACTGGGCAGCCCCGTACAGAGCACCCTCACCTGGCACCACACATCCCTGTACTGGGTACCCACACTGGGCATCCCGCCACACAGGGCATTCCAGTAATGGACAGCCACACGGGTGCCCATACTGGGCATCCCAGTACCAGGCACTGGGCATCCCATGCtggccagcccagcagggagcacaggcaCAGCGTCAGCCAGGACATGGCACAGTGCTGTGTCCCATGCTGACGCTGCCGCTGCGCCCCTGGGCACAGCATGAGCAGACAGCTGATACTGTCACCATGTGCCAGCCCTTGTCCCACCACGCACCAGTGCCCTGGCACCCAGGTTGTGCACAGCGGTGACACTGCTCCTGTCTCTGTCCCCAGACTGCAGCTTCACCTGCCACTACCGGTGCCGGGCCCTGGTGCGGCTGGACTGCAGTGGCCCCCCAGGTGCTGGTGACGAGGATGATGGCAACGAGCAGGTGTTGGAGAAGGACACCAACGTGGTAGGGCCTGGGCCCGTCTGAGGGAGAGCTTGGGCAGGGGGTGGCAAAcctgtgggctctgctgggctggggggactatgctgggctgtgccatgTGAGGCCATGTCATGGcatgccaggctgtgccatgccaggctgtgccaagccttgctgggctgggccgggcttAGCTGAACTGTGTGAGGCTGACatgccaggctgtgctgtgctatGCCATGCCAGGCTGCACCATTCCAGGctatgctgtgccatgctgggCTGTACTGGACTGTGCTGTGCCATGtcgggctgtgctgtgccaagtcaggctgtgctgtgccctggcGAGCTGTGTCGTGCCCGTGCCGCGTTGTCCGCACAGCACCGtgcggagccgagccgagccgagctcAGCCGGGGCAAAGCCGTGTCCGGGCGGGCGCGGGTGAAGTCACCGCCGGAAGCGgggccgccgcgccgcccccggcccgcgTCACCCCATGGCCGGGGCGGGGCAGGGACGGGGACCGCGCTGAGCCGGGACCGGGGCAGGGCGCGGTAGAcgccgagccgaaccgagccggACAGGAGCGCGATAGGGaccgggctgagccgggccgggaccgggaccgCGACAGGGACCGGGCTGAGCCGAGCGGGACGGCGATAGGAACCGTGCGAAGCTGAGCCGGGACTGAGAGTGGGACCGGGTGGAGCTGATCTGGGACTGAGACCGGGACCGGGCGGAGCCGAGTCAGGACTGAGACCGGGACCGCGCGGAGCCGAGCCGCGATAGGGACCGGGACCGAGCAGAGCCGAACCGGGCCAAGGGCCGGGCTGAGCGGAGCCGGGCCAAGGACCGGGAGCGGGCTGAGCCGAACCGGGAGCGGACCGAGCCgggccccggcccgggggccGGCCGGGCTGGCGCGGGGCCGGGTGTGCCCGTGTGCCCGCCGGCCcggcggggctgcggggcgggcgggccgggccgtgccctCCGCCACCGCCGCCGTGCCCGTGGCCGGGCCGGGGGCCGacggggccgggggctgcggggcggcggcgctggccctgcggcggggcggcgcggggggTACGGGGGGCAGCACGGCCAGCAGCGGCTACTGCAGCCAGGAGGATTCCGACTCCGAGCCCGAGCTCTTCTACACCGCCCGCACCTCCCTCGgccgccgcccgcgccgccgccagGTCGGTCCCGGGCCGTGACGTCAGGGGGGATACGGGTGACGTCATCGGGAGCGCATTCCCCCTACCTGGGTGCTGGGGAGCAGGCGAGGGTGGGCTCGGTGCTTGGGGAAAACTAGATGTGTGGGTGGTCTTTTCTTGAGGCGAGCTTGGCCCTCCCGTGGGGTAGGAGTGGGGTCAAGCACGGCCGTGCCGTGGGACACGGTGGCCCCGTCCGGTTGGATGTGGGGTGAGCGAGGCACCGTGGGGCGAGTGGGGTTTCGCTGCTTGGCACGGGCACCCCAAGATCCCTCAGGGCTGAAGCTGCTCCCAGCTTTGGGGGTGCGGGAACAAACTCTCCAAGCAGCTTCACAGCTGTTCCCATCGTGCAGGCACCCCCGCAGGGTCCGGCAGTGCCTGCATGCTGTGGGGCGGACATGCATGTGTCGGGGCTGGAACCCCTCGGTGCCGTGGGGACACGTGCAGCGCTGTGTGGCAGCTCCGCGTAAATACTCATTAGTGGTGGCAGGGACGCCGAGCCGGGACGCTCGGTCCCCCGTGTGCGGGGCCAGCACTTTGAAGTGGGGTGCCGGCGGCAAGGGCgggctgcacccccagcccggccctctTGCCTCAAATCTCAGGGCGTCCCCCGCGGGGGCAGAGCCTGCCCAGACGCCCTGGTGCCGGGCTGGCGGCTGCCGGCGCTCTGCCTTGGGGACGCCTCTCTGATCTGGGGTGCCGGGAGGGGACGCTCGGCTCCGGGTGTCCTCGCAGTGCGTTCACAcggccctgcagccccagggacgGGCGCCTGGGGGGCGGCCGGTGCCGGTGTCCccggagcagggctggggcggCGGTGAGCTCAGCTGTGCGTCCccggcacagcacagctcagcgCCAGCCGGGCTGATGCAACCCCGCGCAACCGCCCGCGCATCTGCCGGGGCTGCGGGGTGGGCTGGGGACCGCCGGGACACCGAGGCAGGCGGGACGGTCCCTCCCGATCTCAGTGCCGCTCAACCCGGCTGCTGTTCACGCAGGATGAGCCCAGCGAGTGGGAGAAGACAGAGCTGGACCAGGCGCAGGTGGAGCAGCGGATCAAGGAGTACAACAGCCAGATCAACAGCAACCTGTTCATGAGCCTGGTATGGGGTCGGCACAGGGCCGGGGGGTCACGGTGCCCTGCCCCGACCCCACTCACCCCTCACCGGTGTCTCGTAGAACAAGGACGGCTCCTACACTGGCTTCATCAAGGTGCAGCTGAAGCTGGTTCGCCCTGTCTCGGTGCCGGCCACCAAGCGGGTCCCCTCCCTGCAGGCGGGGCGGCCGCACCCCCAGGGGGTGAAGCGCCGCACGTCCTTCTACCTGCCCAAGGGGACCGTCAAGCACCTGCACATCCTCTCGCACACCCGTGCCAGCGAGGTCATCGACGCCCTCCTCCGCAAGTTCACCGTCATCGACAACCCCCGAAAGTTCGCCCTCTTCGAGAGGTCTGAGAAGGATGAGCAAGGTAGTGCCGCAGGGTGACCCTGTCCTCACAGTGGTGGCCGTGTCCCAATATTgtcagtgtcccctgggtggTGGCAGTTCCATGGTGgtgatgtccccagggtccctCATGGTGGCAGAGCATCCCCATGGCAGTGGTGGCCCCGTAGTGGCAGGGTCCCCCATGGTGGCCATATCATGGCAGTGGTGACAATAGTGACAGCTTTCCTTAGGTAGCAGCACCTCCTTGGTGGCGGCATCCTGTAGCAGCAGTATTCCCCTTTGGTGACAGTGTCACCCGTCACTGGGGGATGTGTCCCCCATGGCAGCCAGCAGTGGTGTCCCCTGTAGTGGTGATGTTCCGGtagcagcagcatccctgtggCAGCAGTGATGTCCCCATAGCGGCAGTGTCCCCACGACAGTGTCCCCATAGTGGCAGTGTCCCCGCGGTGACACGTGGCCACCATTGCAGTGTACCTGCGGAAGCTGGGTGACGACGAGCAGCCCCTGCGGCTGCGGCTGCTGGCCGGCCCTAGCGAGAAGGTGCTGAGTTTCATCCTGAAGGAGAACGAGACCGGAGAGGTGAACGTGAGTGCAGGGACGGGGAGGGGGCCGGCACCCGCATTGCCCGGGGAGGTGGCCGTGGGGGGACGCTCCCGGTCCCCGTTGCGATGGCAGCCCTCGTGCCTGCAGTGGGACGCCTTCACGCTGCCGGAGCTGCACAACTTCCTGCTGATCCTgcagcgggaggaggaggagcacgTGCGGCGGCTGCGGCACCGCTACGCGCGCTGCCGCCAGAAGATGCAGGAGGCGCTGGCCACGCGCACGCCGGGGTGACCGCGACACGTGACCGCGACACGTGCGCCCGAGGCCGCCAGTGTAGCAGGAGCCTCGCCCGCCGGCgggtggggacaccagggaggGGGGTGGAACGGGGCACCACGGACCCACCGGGCTGTCACAGCCCCCATGGGGCTGGCCCAGAGAGTGAGGGTTCCTGGTGGGAGCGAGAGCGAGTGTCACCCGCGagtgggtgtccccagggagcgTGTGTCCTGGGGGGAACGAGTGT
The genomic region above belongs to Poecile atricapillus isolate bPoeAtr1 chromosome 9, bPoeAtr1.hap1, whole genome shotgun sequence and contains:
- the ZMYND10 gene encoding zinc finger MYND domain-containing protein 10 isoform X1 gives rise to the protein MAAVPEPLPPAEAEAFVRALQGTELRDIGGQGWLRQHEYVEKLNMHGILSASAGQEQLLTELLVTHAKIPVLIGELISVEIWKHKIFPMLCRLEDFKPRSTFPIYVVLHHEASIINLLETVFFYKEICESAEDSILDLIDYCHRKLILLAARSTKAQAVTSAELRAEHLASPSSMQELQKQAEMMEFEISLKALSVLRFITDQVDSLPLGALTRMLNTHNLPCLLVELVEHCPWSCWEAGKLKKFENGTWHVVPAEDQVKMTKLDGQVWLALLNLLLSPECQRKYRFDGFNRSQLLKLRAFLTDVLIDQLPNLVEMQRFLSYLAVTEPAPPKKDLILEQVPVIWDHILKKNSGKWEAIAKHQVKHAFSPTEEELKLQARRWAQTYSLDMMEALAPDKPRCRVCGAEAAKRCSRCRNEWYCTRACQIQHWQKHKPACNLMAEVLRSVDDL
- the ZMYND10 gene encoding zinc finger MYND domain-containing protein 10 isoform X2; the encoded protein is MAAVPEPLPPAEAEAFVRALQGTELRDIGGQGWLRQHEYVEKLNMHGILSASAGQEQLLTELLVTHAKIPVLIGELISVEIWKHKIFPMLCRLEDFKPRSTFPIYVVLHHEASIINLLETVFFYKEICESAEDSILDLIDYCHRKLILLAARSTKAQAVTSAELRAEHLASPSSMQELQKQAEMMEFEISLKALSVLRFITDQVDSLPLGALTRMLNTHNLPCLLVELVEHCPWSCWEAGKLKKFENGTWHVVPAEDQVKMTKLDGQVWLALLNLLLSPECQRKYRFDGFNRSQLLKLRAFLTDVLIDQLPNLVEMQRFLSYLAVTEPAPPKKDLILEQLRGETECGGRSAESAEENWEHRGSSPLPEAPTPLPGGDGFLSSGTISSRKTRGSGRPLPSTR
- the RASSF1 gene encoding ras association domain-containing protein 1, encoding MELIELRDLQPEPRPGRGRLERANALRISPARRPGPGAHPDPRLTAAPGAGHRFEPRRRGLHTWCDLCGDFVWGGGRKSLQCRHCSFTCHYRCRALVRLDCSGPPGAGDEDDGNEQVLEKDTNVDEPSEWEKTELDQAQVEQRIKEYNSQINSNLFMSLNKDGSYTGFIKVQLKLVRPVSVPATKRVPSLQAGRPHPQGVKRRTSFYLPKGTVKHLHILSHTRASEVIDALLRKFTVIDNPRKFALFERSEKDEQVYLRKLGDDEQPLRLRLLAGPSEKVLSFILKENETGEVNWDAFTLPELHNFLLILQREEEEHVRRLRHRYARCRQKMQEALATRTPG